From the genome of Setaria viridis chromosome 1, Setaria_viridis_v4.0, whole genome shotgun sequence:
tggttcttaagactagtccggatacatgtggttggtcCTGGCAGGGAGGTTGGCATCATATCCGATAGGCATCAGGGCATACTTCATGCTGTGCAAGAGCAGATAGAGGGTtatgcacctttgcatcatcgttggtgcactcggcaccttgcggagaaccttcttcagaaggatggtgtgaaggataattttgatctgtttcaagttgcagcacgtcagcttgaggactattacttTCAGCACAAATTGGAGCAGGTAAGGACCCCAACAAATGTAGAAGGTAGACAATGGCTCgctggtttgatgagagatttagataagtggactagatctcacgacgccggtggttggaggtacgagtttcagtgcagtaacatggccgagtcattcaataagttgttattggggatacatggtatgcctgtgaacgcaatcgttgaattcaccttctacaggcttGTTGCGTGCTCCAATGAAAGACACGCAAAAGCAGAAGCGTTGCAGATTgctggggagagatgggctgaaaaaccaaagagacatctcatcattgcaattgaaagggcttccacacatgaggtgcaatgttttgatctcGGCTCAGGGACTTATCAGGTCGAGCATAGGGGCGGTACAACGTCCGACGGCGAGatccgagagtcgaggatacatgtggtagtcctccgagattttaagtgcacttgtggtaggccaaggcagtaccacttcgtatgttctcatttggtggcagcagctaggcatcgcaattttgatatcgagagcatgatacctcatgagttcagcgtagacacccttgtgcggacatggagcccccgcttcgtgcctttccgggatcctagagagtggcctccatatgatgggccaaaatatgttgcggaTCCTGCATACCGTTGGAACAAACATGGAACAAGGAAGCAGACGAGGCATAACATGACTATGGATCAGGTATCCAGAAGAATGAGGCGTGgtagagcaacaccatttcttgctGATCCAGAACAGAACGAGTGCGGCAAGTGCGGTAGATTGGGTCATAATTCACGCACTTGGCGTTGGCagattagtgaggtgcgactagTAGCTCTTTTCGTTACTTCATATGTGTTTTATTCATACAGGTTGTGTTTCTACATCTCTATTATCATGATTTATTATTtactaattttatttatttttgcctttttgtaggatggcgcaCTTCCACCTACTGGAGCAGGCGtacgaccagacccaccgaGGTCGTCTCATAGCGGCAAGGCAGGTAATAATCTACAATTCATGATTCAAGCTTTGCAAGCGTCCACATCTTGTGTCCTAAGAAATGTCTGACTCGGTTTGTTTGCATGCAGGTCCTTCTGCTCCTTCGTTCTAGAGCCTATGATGGGTTTTTGGTGCTGCAGTACGACGACCGCTACACTCTTTTGCTAGAGATGGCgggcctagatgtcatctcgTATCAGGTTCGTCGTGGGATGCCCAAGTTCAACTCAGCGGCTATAACCgcgttggttgacaggtactATTACCTTCGTTCATATTCATTTTATTATGTCTTTACATGTTAACAAATAATAATCCAGCAAAATGTAGGTGGCAGcccgagactcacagctttcacctgccgttcggagagatgacagtgaccctacaggactgtcagaagatgctgggtCTGTCGATTCGGGGCCAGGCAGTCATTGGACCGTGCGTCTCAGAgggttggagagcacgagtCGCAGCCTTCCTTGGGCGAGAGGTTGAGGAGCAGGGGACTCACACATCTGGAGTGCTAATCTCATGGCTGCGGGAAGACTTCAGCCAGTGCCCCCAGGACGCGGATGCGGAGACAGTTGGGCACTACTGCAGGGCGTGGATACTACACCTGTTTGCCTGCGTTCTTTTCCCAGACGCTACAGGTGACACTGcgtcttggatgtggatccactgcctcactgaCTGGCACCAGGCGGGTCTTTACAGTTGGGGATCAGCTGTGCTATGCTTTCTATACCGGCATGTGCGAGGCGTGCCGTTGGACTTCGGGCTCCCCGTCAGTTGGTGGGTGTGTCTACCTATTGCAGTTATGGATGTGGGCCCGTCTTCCTGTTGGTCGCCCCGAGATTATGCTGCGTCGACCGTGGTTCCCAGGTGAGACGCCGAGACGGCAGCCGACATGGGCATATATTTGGGTTCAGGTTAAGGTTAGCCATACGAGGTTGGACCGCGCGTACCTggattacatcaacgagatagacgcgctcacggctcatagtgtaagcgaaattttttttaacatgttttgtaatcttttagtataacaactaacgTTTTTGATTGACATTttgcaggtaaattggcagccttaCGACGGAGACGACccacttccttttccccttagcTTCATGTGTGGGCCGGACGATGATCTTTATAGGATGGTGTGCCCTCTCATTTGcttctatgctgtcgagtaccaccTGCCAGATCGAGTAGCACGTCAATTTGGGAGGAGGCAGATTTGGCCAACACCGGCGACCTCGACTAGTGTGGAGTTACACACGTAAGTCTTTTCCTATTTGATATATTTCAATACTATTAACTAAATTTTGGCTAGTAGTAACATGTAACGTGACGTGcagcgtggatcgaaagaagaaACGGAAGGTCTCTGAGTGGGCCACGTTCCACCAGGCGTACATTCAGGAATGGGACCAGTTCGGGGACAACGTGGACGAGAACGACGagccgcacacaaacagtgcgtacaggcaataccagagttggtaccaaggtgcgacgcgtCACAGGCTGAGGGCAGCGTGGACGGAAGATGACTACGCCGATATCCACtcatccgacgatgaagacacggtgtacgatcAGAGTACTCGTGCTGGAAGGCAGGTGGAGGTAGGACCAATCCTagataggatggtaagacaattgcttcacttttctatgttctatgttaagttacttagaGATTTAGTTAGTTAGATAAGAACTTAGTGATCatctgacttaatcatttagtcatttagtgacttagtgtgtaagtaagttaatgactaaatcatttattgctttagtgacttagtcatttgttgcaggggcgtaccctccaaagctcggttagagatatagaGCATTTCCGTCCTAGAGTTAGGGACCCCGAGACGCGGAGCTTCCTAGAGGTaagtctcaaattattctttctaatactttattaatacgttacattcttctttcgtg
Proteins encoded in this window:
- the LOC140221609 gene encoding uncharacterized protein produces the protein MGILKEQPNMKVRTIIITVEEIYGGYVITYGKAWRAKQRAWRMIYGDWESGYEQLPVLFNAIKAVNPDMHYEYIPKLNAWKDGRQIFGRAFWCFPQSVEAFRQCRPVFSIDGTFLIGKYRGTLLIAISFDANNMLVPLAFALVERENNDSWGWFLRLVRIHVVGPGREVGIISDRHQGILHAVQEQIEGYAPLHHRWCTRHLAENLLQKDGVKDNFDLFQVAARQLEDYYFQHKLEQVEHRGGTTSDGEIRESRIHVVVLRDFKCTCGRPRQYHFVCSHLVAAARHRNFDIESMIPHEFSVDTLVRTWSPRFVPFRDPREWPPYDGPKYVADPAYRWNKHGTRKQTRHNMTMDQVSRRMRRGRATPFLADPEQNECGKCGCVSTSLLS